In a single window of the Scophthalmus maximus strain ysfricsl-2021 chromosome 18, ASM2237912v1, whole genome shotgun sequence genome:
- the katnbl1 gene encoding KATNB1-like protein 1, with product MKQQVDIINKEELDKERFQVHYGVRSPGTAKRLSSCKRKGCPQVEVGVKLHRRASDVGRARDPGMANKENELTCSEDARGILYNDICGLPVNSAEASKMAGASSKYGDFTELSKDHEALTRVLFGRNLRLKVAQTLWRRNACELVAYLIRIQDTGVLLDCLPVLTNDLQTEAPCLSLGCCVDLLPQVKVILASKYEEHIMVGLHWVQSVIRKWWPELSKNEKRLQDSCSEDRNIEVMKQRLKDLWKEGPRLCLVPGTTGELAKAIEAYLSQLP from the exons ATGAAGCAGCAG GTGGATATTATAAATAAGGAAGAATTAGATAAAGAAAG ATTTCAAGTGCATTACGGAGTACGCAGCCCGGGCACAGCGAAGCGATTGTCATCGTGCAAGAGGAAGGGTTGTCCGCAGGTGGAGGTGGGCGTGAAGCTGCACCGCCGAGCATCAGATGTAGGCCGTGCCCGTGACCCCGGCATGGCCAACAAAGAGAATGAGCTGACGTGCTCCGAAGACGCGCGGGGCATTCTCTACAATGACATCTGTGGGCTCCCTGTGAACTCTGCAGAGGCCTCCAAGATGGCAGGGGCCAGCTCCAAGTACGGCGACTTTACTGAG CTATCAAAGGACCATGAAGCTTTGACTCGCGTCCTTTTTGGAAGGAATCTACGACTTAAAGTAGCCCAAACGCTATGGCGAAGAAACGCCTGTGAATTAGTGGCCTACCTAATAAG AATTCAAGACACGGGAGTGCTGCTCGACTGCTTACCTGTCTTAACAAATGA TCTTCAAACTGAAGCACCATGTTTGTCACTTGGCTGCTGTGTTGACCTCCTGCCCCAAGTGAAAGTGATTCTTGCCAGTAAATACGAAGA ACACATAATGGTGGGTTTACACTGGGTTCAATCCGTCATCAGGAAATGGTGGCCAGAACTTTCAAAGAACGAGAAAAGACTGCAGGACAGTTGTTCGGAGGACAG GAATATTGAAGTCATGAAGCAGCGGCTGAAGGACTTGTGGAAGGAAGGACCCCGACTATGTCTGGTTCCAGGAACCACAGGAGAGCTGGCAAAG GCGATTGAGGCTTATCTATCACAGCTGCCCTGA